DNA sequence from the Cucumis melo cultivar AY chromosome 6, USDA_Cmelo_AY_1.0, whole genome shotgun sequence genome:
GGCATCATTCTTTGCAGTGATAATGTATGTGCTTCTCCCCATGCCTTTATTATTCTTTGCGGGGTCAGATAGTTCTTCGCTGTATACTGATTCTAACGATAGGTTAGACTTTTGCCTCTGTAACCCATTTGATAAGTATTTTTCAATCAGTTGAAATTTGAAAACAGTACTTTTAAGATATTGTAAGATTATCCAAAACAAGCTGTTGCATAAAATTCACGTTCTCTTACCCTTCTCCCCACATGTCATTATCATTGAGACAGCTGGATCAATGCGACAAAATTCTTGACCGGAGCTTCGACTGTAGGAAGCATTGCCATCCCTGTTATTCTGAAGCATGCTGGGATCATTGGCTGGGGGGCAATGGCAATGGACCTCTCGTCGTTTGTAGTATTCGTGGTTGCCATTTTGTGTTTCATGGGGATGAGCGAAGACGATGACTACTCTATGTTTTGAGATACTCCATCTCCATGGGAATGAAGCTGTGCCTATCTCCATCAGGTGAGGCTTCGAGCTTTGTTCATTCTTGTCTGAACTTCACCTCTCACATCTGCACATGTTTAGTGAAGATTatttttcactatttatttcttcatttgttGTCTGTCGGTTTGTTGTCTTTGAAGATTTGTTTTTACACCGAAATTgagatgaaaaaagaaaagtgtaTTTGTATATTTGGAATGGTATGGGcattgaagtagatgtgaaatGTGACCTGGTTTCACTTCATGCTTGAAATGAAATTGCAGTGCTAATTATTTTGTTGTTTGCTAATATGGTGACTGTATTTATTGTGTTAAATTTGTTGATTTTCTATTTCTTCTATGTATTTAGGgaactctttctttttctaaagaaataaaatagagCATCTACTTTAGAAGGTCCCATGTTCAAATCCTgcattattattttcttttcatttagtGATGATTTTTACTTGTTAGATGTTTTAGATGGGGAGCGgtaaatgatatatatataggCACGTGTGTATGTATATGTGTATGAGAAACATTAATTTCATGATTTATTGAGTATTACAAATCAAttcgtttttaaaataaagtgaaatcTAGGAACGTTTATGTAAGATTTACAAATATTTACGAACATAAATCTATAGAGTGAACGAAGAGCTACTatactttttatgaaaattatatGGATGATAGTGAAAGGATAATTTTGTCGTACTAACAAAAACATTCTGGTATGGTGTGTGTCGTGTTTGAGAAATTTTCCTAGTGAGAGCGACTTTTAGGATGGCTCCGTAGGAGGACACAGGGGGCTCCGGAGGAGGAACCTTGTCTTCTTTATTGTTCCTCTTCCTTTACACTGCTCCATGGgtgtcttctttctttttttttttcttaatccaATAGTTAATCCTGGGATTATGTCAATCCTTTtaagtctttctttctttatttaattaatccttTCTATTTGTGTCAAAAGAAGATTCAAACTTGGAGCTTTCTTTTTCTAGCTTTCCCTTTCCTCAACAGTAGATAATGGTGTTCGCACCTGGAGGGCGGCATATCTGTGTCTGTAGGCTGAATGTTGAGTTGGGAGTTCTTCATTAGTTTTATCTCAATAATAACATGTGGTCTAATGCCTCAACTTACATTATATTGTAGGTAAGTTTGATGCTTTTTGGAGGTGCCTTTCGAATTCACACCATCTTGCA
Encoded proteins:
- the LOC103490815 gene encoding vacuolar protein sorting-associated protein 55 homolog, with translation MADLPPSLQACLGMGKVAFLAILVSGGIVMQILACALYNNWWPMLSVIMYVLLPMPLLFFAGSDSSSLYTDSNDSWINATKFLTGASTVGSIAIPVILKHAGIIGWGAMAMDLSSFVVFVVAILCFMGMSEDDDYSMF